A window of Hugenholtzia roseola DSM 9546 contains these coding sequences:
- a CDS encoding YggS family pyridoxal phosphate-dependent enzyme has product MSLSSPISTEVIRERIADIHAKLANTNARLIAVTKTHPVEVLEMAYQAGMKVFGENRVQELLAKQPLLPKDIEWHLIGTLQRNKVKYIVPFITLIHSVDNWELLVEINKRAAALGRTVDCLLQVHIAKEDTKFGFSEEELYQIFKEKSFDNLAHVRLKGLMGMATFTEDKAQIRKEFATLKTLFDQIKNNYQSPNLDFTELSMGMSGDFEIAAAEGSTLVRVGSAIFGSR; this is encoded by the coding sequence ATGTCCTTATCAAGCCCTATTTCTACCGAAGTCATACGAGAAAGAATCGCGGACATTCACGCAAAATTGGCAAATACAAACGCCCGCCTTATTGCCGTAACCAAGACGCACCCCGTAGAAGTCTTAGAAATGGCGTATCAGGCAGGCATGAAAGTTTTTGGCGAAAATAGAGTACAGGAGTTGCTTGCCAAACAGCCCTTGCTGCCAAAAGATATAGAATGGCATTTGATTGGCACTTTGCAGCGCAATAAAGTGAAATATATTGTACCTTTTATTACCCTTATTCATTCTGTCGATAATTGGGAACTTTTGGTAGAAATCAATAAGCGAGCCGCCGCCTTGGGGCGTACCGTAGATTGCCTCTTGCAGGTACATATCGCCAAAGAAGATACAAAGTTTGGCTTTTCGGAAGAAGAATTGTATCAAATATTTAAAGAAAAATCTTTTGACAATTTAGCGCATGTGCGTCTGAAAGGTTTGATGGGAATGGCTACTTTTACAGAAGACAAAGCACAAATTAGAAAAGAATTTGCTACTTTAAAAACACTATTTGACCAAATAAAAAACAACTATCAGTCACCTAATCTCGATTTTACCGAACTTTCTATGGGCATGAGTGGCGATTTTGAAATTGCCGCCGCCGAGGGCAGTACCCTTGTTAGGGTAGGAAGTGCCATTTTTGGAAGCAGATAA
- a CDS encoding cation:proton antiporter has protein sequence MLANIFEQTLPIEHPVLRFLLILVIILLVPLFLSKIKIPSLLGLIVAGAVIGPKGIYLMERDSGIILSGTAGLLYIMFLAGLEIDLVEFKKNSVKSVVFGLYTFFIPMILGILSSFYILQFSLLTSVLLASMYASHTLIAYPLISQIGVAKNKAVTITVGGTMITDTLALLVLAIIVGMTKGNLGWQFWLQMVLSLTLFGGVVLLVFPLLGRWFFKQVEESVAQYVFVLVMVFLGAVLAELAGVEAIIGAFLSGLALNRLISRTSPLMNRIEFVGSAIFIPFFLIGVGMLIDYRVFFKDLETLKVALVMIVVATSAKFIAAWLTQKTYGFSLDERRLVFGLSNAQAAATLAAVLVGYNIIIDHSPTGEPIRLLNDSVLNGTILMILFTCTIASFVAQKGAKNIALSEDTILEDEEQQRKERILIPISNQNTLHELIHLGMTLKSEKNKNGLYALNIINSHNTDAQALKKAKNLLHKAAITAASADVQLHEISRYDANVLNGITNVIREFQITDLILGLHIQQGLSDSFLGNLTEGILGKCNITTLIYKPLQPIATIRRHFIIVPPQAEKEIGFPFWLIKVWNIAKNSGATLTFYAPQAVLDFIAEVQLILPIEAELELFDDWEDFLVLARKIQKDDNLIIVLSRKDKISYHNKMKKIPHYINKYLKDTSYILIYPMQIGVGDSSHLDLKDLALIEPLEKLDEISRTIAKIFKK, from the coding sequence ATGTTGGCAAATATCTTTGAACAAACGCTTCCGATAGAACACCCTGTCCTGCGCTTTCTGCTTATCCTTGTTATCATTTTGTTAGTCCCTCTTTTTCTTAGCAAGATAAAAATCCCCTCGCTATTGGGCTTAATTGTGGCAGGTGCGGTTATCGGTCCTAAGGGAATTTACCTAATGGAGCGCGACAGTGGGATAATTTTATCGGGAACGGCAGGACTTTTATACATCATGTTTTTGGCAGGTTTGGAAATAGATTTGGTAGAGTTTAAGAAAAACAGCGTCAAGAGTGTCGTTTTTGGGCTTTACACTTTTTTTATCCCCATGATATTAGGGATTTTATCGAGTTTTTATATCCTACAATTCTCCCTGCTTACCTCTGTTCTGCTGGCAAGCATGTATGCTTCTCATACGCTTATCGCCTACCCCCTAATTAGCCAAATTGGAGTAGCAAAAAATAAAGCCGTAACCATTACCGTCGGAGGTACTATGATAACGGATACTTTGGCACTCTTGGTTTTGGCAATTATTGTGGGCATGACCAAAGGCAATTTGGGTTGGCAGTTTTGGTTACAAATGGTACTTTCCCTTACCCTTTTTGGTGGTGTTGTGCTTTTGGTTTTCCCCCTGCTCGGACGCTGGTTTTTCAAGCAGGTAGAAGAAAGTGTTGCACAATATGTTTTTGTCTTGGTGATGGTCTTTTTGGGGGCAGTTTTAGCCGAACTTGCAGGGGTGGAAGCCATTATTGGGGCGTTTTTATCGGGTTTGGCACTGAATCGCCTTATTTCGCGTACTTCGCCGCTTATGAATCGGATAGAATTTGTGGGCAGTGCTATCTTTATTCCCTTTTTTCTAATCGGCGTGGGCATGCTGATAGACTACCGCGTATTTTTCAAAGATTTAGAAACGCTCAAAGTCGCTTTGGTTATGATAGTTGTCGCGACCAGTGCTAAATTTATAGCGGCTTGGCTCACCCAAAAGACCTACGGTTTTTCCTTAGATGAAAGGCGTTTGGTCTTCGGATTGAGCAATGCGCAAGCCGCCGCTACTTTGGCGGCTGTTTTGGTAGGGTACAATATCATCATAGACCACAGTCCGACGGGCGAGCCTATTCGCCTGCTCAACGATAGCGTGCTTAATGGGACAATTCTGATGATACTCTTTACCTGCACAATCGCTTCTTTTGTGGCACAGAAAGGAGCAAAAAATATAGCCCTTAGCGAGGATACCATTTTAGAAGATGAAGAACAACAAAGAAAAGAGCGGATTCTAATTCCAATTAGCAACCAAAATACCCTGCACGAGCTTATTCATTTGGGCATGACCCTAAAATCGGAAAAAAATAAGAACGGCTTATATGCCCTAAACATCATCAATAGCCACAACACAGACGCACAAGCACTCAAAAAAGCAAAAAATCTTTTGCACAAAGCCGCCATAACTGCCGCCAGCGCAGACGTGCAGTTGCATGAAATTTCGCGCTATGATGCCAATGTTTTGAATGGCATCACAAACGTAATACGCGAATTTCAAATCACCGACCTTATTTTGGGGCTACACATTCAACAAGGACTATCCGACTCTTTTTTGGGCAATCTAACGGAAGGCATCTTGGGAAAATGTAACATCACAACCCTGATTTACAAGCCCTTACAACCTATCGCCACCATCAGAAGGCACTTTATTATCGTCCCCCCGCAAGCCGAAAAAGAGATAGGATTCCCCTTTTGGCTCATAAAGGTCTGGAATATTGCCAAAAATTCGGGCGCAACCCTGACTTTCTACGCGCCACAAGCCGTCTTAGACTTTATCGCAGAAGTGCAGCTCATACTGCCCATCGAGGCAGAACTCGAACTTTTCGACGACTGGGAGGATTTCTTGGTTTTGGCACGAAAAATACAAAAGGACGACAACTTAATCATTGTATTAAGCCGAAAAGATAAAATTTCATATCATAACAAAATGAAAAAAATACCGCATTACATCAATAAATATTTGAAAGATACAAGTTATATCTTAATCTATCCCATGCAGATAGGCGTAGGCGATTCTTCACACCTCGACCTGAAAGACTTGGCTCTTATCGAACCCTTAGAAAAGTTAGATGAAATTAGCAGGACGATTGCCAAAATATTTAAAAAGTAG
- a CDS encoding DUF6155 family protein → MATSITKELNKYLKELTKEELEKEIRKLYSKFENVKEYYKLELGEDTSKVLGEYKRKIRGEYFSKRGMGRASSKESRKVISEFKKISIFQDDVIELLLYRVEVMQEFANEYGDAGYVSEPFCSSMTTSFQEACKLIKTEKLETKFRPIVQKMVTASAYFGWYVEEAFAHYYHVYLGEQDSSEA, encoded by the coding sequence ATGGCAACCTCTATCACAAAAGAATTGAACAAGTATTTAAAAGAACTCACCAAAGAGGAACTGGAAAAGGAAATCAGAAAACTGTATTCTAAGTTTGAAAATGTAAAGGAATATTACAAACTTGAATTGGGCGAAGATACCTCAAAAGTGTTGGGCGAATATAAAAGAAAAATCAGAGGAGAATATTTTTCAAAAAGAGGCATGGGAAGAGCAAGCAGCAAGGAAAGTCGGAAGGTAATTAGCGAGTTCAAAAAGATTTCTATTTTTCAAGATGATGTCATCGAGTTGCTTCTCTATCGCGTTGAAGTCATGCAGGAATTCGCAAACGAGTATGGTGATGCTGGTTATGTAAGTGAGCCATTTTGTAGTTCAATGACAACATCTTTTCAAGAAGCCTGCAAACTCATCAAGACAGAAAAATTAGAAACAAAATTCCGTCCGATAGTACAAAAAATGGTAACAGCATCTGCGTATTTTGGCTGGTACGTAGAGGAAGCATTTGCACACTACTACCATGTTTATTTAGGCGAACAGGATAGCTCCGAAGCGTAA
- a CDS encoding YbaB/EbfC family nucleoid-associated protein, producing the protein MNGLDMMKMLGKVKEFQSKLQEAQNALGSITAEGESGAGMVKAVVNGKKQLVSLEIDPDLCKPEDRQMLADLIVAATNKALEEAEEKSKAFLQNSTSGLLPNMDLGQFGM; encoded by the coding sequence ATGAACGGATTAGATATGATGAAAATGCTCGGAAAGGTGAAAGAATTTCAGAGTAAATTACAAGAAGCGCAAAATGCCTTAGGTAGTATTACGGCAGAGGGCGAATCGGGAGCAGGCATGGTAAAAGCCGTTGTCAATGGCAAAAAGCAGTTGGTAAGTTTGGAAATAGACCCCGACCTTTGCAAACCCGAAGACCGTCAGATGTTAGCCGACCTTATCGTAGCAGCGACCAACAAAGCCTTAGAAGAAGCCGAGGAGAAAAGCAAAGCCTTTTTGCAAAATTCTACTTCGGGCTTATTACCCAACATGGACTTGGGACAGTTTGGTATGTAA
- a CDS encoding acetate/propionate family kinase: MKILVLNCGSSSIKADVLQFSKKNTPPTRPLTLLLESLNTATPQLWIGEKKQTLPKLPDYHAALDVVLDAVMKRSKTQDLIAIGHRVAHGDDHKQPTLIDNAVERDIEQISYLAPQHNPIQLVGIRKAKKAFPKLPHIAVFDTAFHHTLPRRAYSYPLPQHLVEKYHIRRYGFHGTSHQYVARKAADYLKTDLQRLRLISCHLGSGCSLTAIEWGRSVETSMGMSPLEGVPMMSRSGDIDAGILLDLMENEELSAAQMRHLLHKESGLKGMTGKDDLREIEALAAQGDDAAQQALKVFAHRILKYIGAYAVVMGGVDAIIFTGGIGENSRLVRQHIGSHLAFLGMHLDDFANQQAAVSLQNPVVDICESRSPNKLLVIKTDEQLEIARQCLPIALEKHKVNQDLKIPIAVSARHVHLSQKSIDKLFGKNYQLRPFKELSQKGNFAAQETLTLIGTKGKIENVRILMPPRNEDQVEISRTDEFILGVDAPVRASGDLANTPSLILFAPQTGRRLKLKQGVICAWRHIHISPEEAARFGVEDKDIVEVQVKNKERSLTFGNVLIRVSQGAKLEMHIDTDEANAAEINTGEVGELVGARPTQAQASLKSKHIK, translated from the coding sequence ATGAAAATTTTGGTACTCAACTGTGGTAGCTCCTCTATCAAAGCAGACGTTTTGCAGTTTTCGAAAAAAAATACGCCCCCCACTCGTCCGCTGACTTTGCTTCTCGAAAGCCTCAATACGGCTACCCCCCAACTTTGGATAGGAGAAAAGAAGCAAACCCTCCCCAAACTACCCGATTACCATGCCGCCCTCGATGTAGTCTTAGATGCCGTTATGAAGCGCAGCAAAACACAGGATTTGATAGCGATAGGACACCGCGTAGCGCATGGCGACGACCACAAACAGCCCACCCTTATCGATAACGCCGTAGAACGCGACATCGAGCAAATTAGCTATTTAGCACCCCAACACAACCCGATTCAGTTGGTAGGGATTCGCAAGGCGAAGAAAGCCTTTCCCAAACTGCCCCATATCGCCGTCTTCGATACGGCTTTCCATCATACCCTGCCGCGCCGCGCTTATAGCTACCCACTGCCGCAGCATTTGGTTGAAAAATACCACATTCGCCGCTATGGTTTTCATGGCACAAGCCACCAATACGTGGCTCGCAAAGCCGCCGATTACCTCAAAACCGACCTCCAACGCTTGCGCCTAATTAGTTGCCACTTGGGTAGCGGTTGTAGCCTAACTGCCATCGAGTGGGGGCGTTCCGTAGAAACCAGCATGGGCATGAGTCCTTTGGAAGGTGTGCCAATGATGAGCCGAAGCGGTGATATTGATGCAGGGATTTTGTTAGATTTGATGGAAAACGAAGAACTTTCCGCAGCCCAAATGCGCCACCTTTTGCACAAAGAAAGTGGGCTAAAAGGCATGACAGGCAAAGACGATTTGAGAGAAATTGAAGCCTTAGCAGCGCAGGGCGATGATGCCGCCCAACAAGCCCTCAAAGTTTTTGCGCATCGAATCTTGAAATACATAGGTGCGTATGCAGTGGTCATGGGCGGCGTAGATGCCATTATTTTTACAGGGGGAATTGGCGAAAATAGCCGTTTGGTGCGCCAACACATTGGTTCGCACTTGGCTTTTTTGGGCATGCACTTAGACGATTTTGCCAATCAGCAAGCCGCCGTTTCGCTTCAAAACCCCGTTGTGGATATTTGCGAAAGCCGCAGCCCCAACAAACTTTTAGTCATCAAGACAGATGAGCAGCTCGAAATTGCGCGTCAATGCCTACCCATTGCCTTAGAAAAACACAAGGTTAATCAAGATTTGAAAATTCCCATTGCGGTTTCGGCGCGTCATGTGCATCTAAGCCAAAAAAGCATAGATAAACTCTTTGGGAAAAATTACCAACTTCGCCCTTTTAAAGAGCTTTCACAAAAGGGAAATTTTGCCGCCCAAGAAACGCTCACCCTCATTGGCACGAAGGGCAAAATTGAAAACGTCCGTATCTTGATGCCGCCACGCAACGAAGACCAAGTAGAAATTTCGCGCACCGACGAATTTATTTTGGGCGTAGATGCCCCTGTACGTGCCTCTGGCGACCTTGCCAATACGCCCAGCCTTATTTTATTTGCCCCCCAAACAGGCAGAAGACTAAAACTCAAACAAGGCGTAATTTGCGCTTGGCGGCATATTCACATCAGCCCCGAAGAAGCAGCCCGATTTGGCGTAGAAGACAAAGACATTGTAGAAGTGCAGGTAAAAAATAAAGAACGCAGCCTAACTTTCGGAAACGTCCTTATTCGAGTTTCGCAGGGTGCAAAATTAGAAATGCACATCGATACTGACGAAGCAAACGCCGCCGAAATCAATACAGGTGAAGTAGGCGAATTGGTGGGAGCGCGTCCTACACAGGCGCAAGCAAGTCTGAAAAGTAAGCATATCAAATAG
- the mnmE gene encoding tRNA uridine-5-carboxymethylaminomethyl(34) synthesis GTPase MnmE produces the protein MSASFQLHDTIIAVATPNGRGAIALLRLSGKNAIALTGKFFKNKDLSKQPSHTLHVGRIVDEQNQTLDEVVVGLYRAPRSFTGEEVVEISCHGSPYIVRELMQLFIRQGARLARAGEFTQRAFLNGKMDLAQAEAVADLIASETQTAHRAALYQMRGGFSKEIEALAEKLLNFVSLIELELDFGEEDVEFADRSHLKNLVLEIRKTVQKLVQSFALGNAVKNGIPTVIAGRPNAGKSTLLNALFQEEKAIVSDIAGTTRDFIEDELIIEGLAFRFTDTAGLRQTEDQIEAIGVARTKEKIKMASLLLYIFDAKEIRKQKDFEDEKAEALSYHVPLLMVGNKSDKIQPEIKKLLENQEDTILISALHGENLALLQQKILAKVEADRFKTGDTMVTNFRHFESLSLADRYLEKVETDLDKHLSTDMLAADLRAALKHLGEITGEITPDDILGNIFSKFCIGK, from the coding sequence ATGTCTGCATCTTTCCAACTTCACGATACCATCATTGCCGTAGCTACCCCAAACGGACGTGGGGCGATTGCGCTTTTGCGTCTGTCGGGTAAAAATGCGATTGCTTTGACCGGGAAGTTTTTTAAAAACAAAGACCTTAGCAAGCAGCCTTCACACACTTTGCACGTAGGACGTATTGTAGATGAACAAAATCAGACCCTCGATGAGGTAGTTGTGGGGCTATATCGTGCGCCGCGCTCCTTTACAGGCGAAGAGGTAGTAGAGATTTCTTGTCATGGCTCGCCTTATATTGTTCGTGAATTGATGCAACTTTTTATCCGTCAGGGGGCAAGATTGGCGCGTGCAGGCGAATTTACCCAACGTGCTTTCCTCAATGGCAAGATGGATTTGGCGCAAGCCGAAGCCGTCGCCGACCTGATTGCCTCCGAAACGCAAACGGCACACCGCGCAGCCCTTTACCAGATGCGAGGCGGCTTTTCGAAAGAAATCGAAGCCTTAGCCGAAAAACTTCTTAACTTTGTTTCACTTATAGAATTAGAATTAGATTTTGGTGAAGAAGATGTAGAATTTGCCGATAGAAGCCATCTAAAAAATTTGGTTCTCGAAATTAGAAAGACCGTACAAAAACTTGTACAATCTTTTGCCTTAGGCAATGCCGTCAAAAATGGAATCCCTACCGTTATTGCAGGCAGACCCAATGCAGGCAAATCTACCCTGCTCAATGCCCTTTTTCAAGAAGAAAAAGCTATCGTTTCCGACATCGCAGGCACAACGCGCGATTTTATCGAGGACGAACTTATCATCGAAGGCTTGGCATTTCGCTTTACCGATACGGCAGGCTTACGACAGACCGAAGACCAAATCGAGGCGATTGGCGTAGCGCGAACCAAAGAAAAAATCAAGATGGCTTCTCTACTTTTGTATATCTTTGATGCAAAAGAAATACGAAAACAAAAAGATTTTGAAGATGAAAAAGCCGAAGCACTTAGCTATCACGTTCCCCTTTTGATGGTAGGCAATAAAAGCGACAAGATTCAGCCCGAAATAAAAAAACTACTTGAAAATCAGGAAGATACAATTCTTATTTCGGCTCTGCATGGCGAAAATTTAGCCCTTTTACAACAAAAAATCTTAGCCAAAGTAGAAGCAGACCGATTCAAGACAGGCGACACAATGGTTACAAATTTTAGGCACTTTGAAAGTTTGAGTCTGGCAGACCGCTATTTGGAAAAAGTAGAAACTGACTTAGACAAGCACCTTTCTACCGATATGCTTGCCGCCGACCTAAGAGCCGCTCTCAAACATTTGGGAGAAATCACAGGCGAAATCACGCCTGACGACATCTTGGGCAATATTTTTTCTAAATTTTGTATTGGAAAATAA
- a CDS encoding NAD(P)/FAD-dependent oxidoreductase, translating to MTKKYDVIVIGGGLAGLAATILLSRAQLSVLLVEKNNYPFHKVCGEYISNETLPFLNYLGVNPFALGAVALEEFELTAPQTQPLLLSLPLGGFGLSRYVLDSALALKAKEAGAEILTQTQVKSLTENSRGAICHTTQGDFEARYLLATFGKRSNLDTVLDRNEYQKKANYIGVKYHIRYPKQPFNRISLHNFENGYCGISRIENDSYCLCYLSHKKNLAHHKKLDLMEREILAQNPFLADIFQNATFLYDHPLVIHQVSFAAKNLEQPQLLFAGDAAGMIAPLCGNGMSMALLGGGMAAGHLVAHLQGRISAAQMVSDYKAEWRKTFALRLWAGRTIQHFFGDLRLSRGLISFFRYQPFLAKQLIKLTHGNVPTRKIY from the coding sequence ATGACAAAAAAATATGACGTTATTGTGATAGGTGGCGGCTTGGCAGGCTTGGCAGCGACTATCCTACTTTCACGCGCTCAACTTTCAGTGCTTTTAGTAGAAAAAAACAACTACCCTTTTCATAAAGTTTGTGGTGAATATATTTCTAATGAAACTCTACCTTTTCTAAACTATTTAGGGGTGAATCCCTTTGCGCTTGGAGCTGTGGCGTTGGAGGAATTTGAGCTAACTGCACCCCAAACGCAGCCGCTTTTGCTCTCTTTGCCTTTGGGAGGCTTTGGATTAAGCAGGTATGTATTAGATAGTGCTTTGGCTCTCAAAGCAAAAGAAGCAGGAGCGGAAATTCTAACCCAAACGCAGGTAAAAAGTCTGACCGAAAATAGTAGAGGCGCGATTTGCCACACCACGCAGGGCGATTTTGAGGCGCGTTATCTTTTGGCTACCTTTGGGAAGCGTTCTAATTTAGATACCGTTTTAGATAGAAATGAGTATCAGAAAAAAGCAAATTATATCGGGGTTAAATATCATATTCGTTATCCAAAACAACCTTTTAATCGCATTTCATTGCATAATTTTGAAAACGGTTATTGTGGGATTTCACGTATAGAAAATGATAGCTACTGTCTGTGCTATCTTTCTCACAAGAAAAATTTGGCGCATCATAAAAAATTAGACCTGATGGAGCGCGAAATTTTGGCTCAAAATCCTTTTTTGGCTGATATTTTTCAAAATGCGACTTTTTTATACGACCACCCCTTAGTGATTCATCAAGTTTCCTTTGCGGCAAAAAATTTGGAGCAGCCCCAACTTTTATTTGCAGGTGATGCCGCAGGTATGATTGCGCCTTTGTGTGGCAATGGCATGTCGATGGCTCTTTTAGGGGGCGGCATGGCGGCAGGGCATTTGGTGGCACACTTGCAGGGCAGGATTTCTGCCGCCCAAATGGTCAGCGATTACAAGGCGGAGTGGCGCAAAACTTTTGCCTTGCGCCTTTGGGCAGGCAGAACCATTCAGCACTTTTTTGGCGACCTAAGACTTTCACGCGGCTTGATTTCGTTTTTTCGCTATCAACCTTTTTTAGCCAAACAACTTATCAAACTCACGCATGGCAATGTTCCTACAAGAAAAATTTATTAG